A genome region from Mugil cephalus isolate CIBA_MC_2020 chromosome 13, CIBA_Mcephalus_1.1, whole genome shotgun sequence includes the following:
- the plekhh2 gene encoding pleckstrin homology domain-containing family H member 2 has translation MNIQQGGSSVMAEGEEAMSQEDWKEKCIVLEALLMKFRVQIVKIRELTADKIQQLETQVIDAEKRAFTAHQQVQWMEEKLKAADGESGDSEVRLFQQCQELQALVQEKEDVIAQLEQQLEEQKQVRLQDAKTVEEKAAKIKEWVMQKLSEFEVENAALRETNKKQEAQILELQKEVQAFEQKCGAGRGVLSRPGEAQRLSSLTFGCFQVRGKSPQVLTGPAPSQRTLNASGESEGRAKTEKSSKQTSSSRTDGEAQRSNQAVLLEDNGGPEHPDENACGPESRGVSSVLSSAASEGDAGESDGRGGGCSLEFSRPGSETYLTASDDSSSLFDDDMQCAERPGFSLTPDRTLPGSKEGGQEGHWAKLEDCSSEELNKRFQSQRLDSSSSSSEPNTPSPILTPALTPKRPNPPQDPRDNPASPKQPRLRTPAGFGLMKKHLSQPPISSEAAHGQTRNALSMLRPLRPQETDLDQQQEAGMETGEDGTRSQTPPTMTHLQTSSDCDGSASGNKPPTPPLHRLPSWESRIYAVAKSGIRLSDTSCSDLCSKDPSLQSSYPAFVMYTSLIYKNMTTPVYTTLKGKATLLSSSPFSDESSSSEESSSSGEEDGSVCSSHASSGSRKDSSPGSPRSLKRAVSMASMTSESDYAIPPDAYSTDTECSEPEQKLPKTCSSASDNGKSEPMEKSGYLLKMVKTWKKTWKRRWFVLKDGELLYYKSPSDVIRKPQGQIEVNATSSIARGEGKQVLQIVTGKRVYYLKADSPNLLEEWLRVLQSVLRLKAASPLFTQPDIRPGMKGLLIKVKHGYSKRVWCALIGKTLYYFRCQEDKFPLGQIKLWEARVEEVDRSRDSDDELKACGRGLQGAAFTIAVHPQEQGPTYLLIESRHEKESWLYHLSVAAGTTVGKVGTEFEQLVGKLFQLDGDPNSQIWRHPTLCFSKEALSSPLTTLPSQALQTEAVKLFKTCQLFINVAIDAPAIDYHVSLAQSALQVCLAHPELQNELFCQLIKQTRKRQPHGHPGPLQGWQFLALCVGLFLPQHPVLWLLQVHLKRHGDSRTEVGKYAIYCQRSMERTQQKGERQARASRMEILSILLRNPYHHSLPFSVPVHFLNNTYQVVSFDASTTVDEFQCRLNQDTGMRKTGLSGFSLYTDDPTGRELEHCLQGGIKICDIISKWEQASKEQHTGKSENTRTVRLTYKNRLYFSLQVRGESERERLLLAYQTNEAIIAGHFPVNKELALEMAALLAQVEFGDFERPFSAAGSAQTKSNQSLKQVLDRFYPKHYRRTTTEEQLRQLLQRLSARWASLRGRSSSECVRIYLTVARKWPFFGAKLFEAESITSSPEPGVRLWLAVHEDAISVLEHNSIKLLVSHPYKNLMTFGGCKQDFMLVVGQSVGTNASKDKPTEKHLFAMDASKIREITLLVSSYINSAHQQKAAAHHLSAPALMVAQPVSLKSKELRSKSPPALGRPSKTPTLL, from the exons AGCTGGAGACGCAGGTGATAGATGCGGAGAAACGAGCTTTCACCGCTCACCAGCAA GTGCAGTGGATGGAGGAGAAGCTCAAGGCGGCAGACGGCGAGTCAGGAGACTCGGAGGTGCGTCTGTTTCAGCAGTGCCAGGAGCTGCAGGCCTTagtgcaggagaaggaggacgtCATCgctcagctggagcagcagctggaggagcag AAACAGGTCCGACTTCAAGATGCCAAAACAGTGGAGGAGAAAGCCGCCAAGATCAAAGAGTGGGTGATGCAGAAGCTGTCAGAG tttGAAGTGGAGAACGCAGCATTGAGagaaaccaacaaaaaacaggaGGCTCAGATTTTGGAGCTACAGAAAGAAGTTCAAG ccTTCGAGCAGAAGTGTGGTGCTGGCCGAGGCGTCCTGAGCAGACCTGGTGAGGCTCAGCGTCTCAGCAGCCTGACATTTGGCTGTTTCCAGGTGAGGGGTAAAAGCCCCCAGGTCCTAACTGGACCGGCACCGTCCCAGAGGACCCTCAACGCATCGGGAGAGAGCGAGGGCAGGGCCAAAACTG AGAAGAGCAGTAAGCAGACGTCCTCCTCTAGGACAGACGGTGAAGCCCAGAGATCAAACCAAGCCGTGCTCCTGGAGGACAACGGTGGACCCGAGCACCCTGATGAGAACGCGTGCGGACCCGAGTCCCGCGGCGTCTCGTCTGTCCTCTCCAGCGCCGCCTCGGAGGGCGACGCAGGAGAGAGCGACGGCAGAGGGGGAGGCTGCAGCCTGGAGTTCAGCCGGCCCGGCAGCGAGACCTACCTGACCGCTTCGGACGACAGCAGCTCCCTGTTCGACGACGACATGCAGTGCGCCGAGCGTCCCGGCTTCAGCCTGACACCAGACAGGACTCTGCCGGGGTCTAAGGAGGGGGGGCAGGAGGGACACTGGGCCAAACTGGAGGACTGCTCCTCCGAGGAGCTCAACAAACGGTTCCAGTCCCAGAGGCTCGACTCCTCATCGTCCTCCAGCGAGCCCAACACGCCCAGCCCCATCCTCACACCCGCCCTCACCCCTAAGCGGCCCAACCCTCCCCAGGACCCGAGGGACAACCCCGCCTCGCCCAAGCAGCCCCGCCTGAGGACCCCGGCCGGTTTCGGCTTGATGAAGAAACACTTGAGCCAGCCGCCCATCAGCAGCGAGGCGGCGCACGGGCAAACGCGCAACGCCCTCAGCATGCTGCGCCCCCTCCGGCCTCAAGAAACCGACCTGGACCAGCAGCAGGAGGCCGGCATGGAGACGGGCGAGGACGGGACCAGGTCTCAGACGCCTCCCACCATGACGCACTTACAGACCTCATCCGACTGTGACGGCTCTGCGTCTGGAAACAAGCCCCCGACTCCTCCTTTACACAGGCTGCCGTCCTGG GAAAGTCGTATCTACGCTGTGGCTAAATCAGGAATCAGACTGTCGGACACGTCCTGCTCAGACCTTTGTAGCAAAG ACCCCTCTCTGCAGTCGTCCTATCCTGCCTTTGTGATGTACACGTCCCTCATCTATAAAAACATGACGACGCCAGTTTACACTACTCTGAAGGGA AAAGCCACTCTCCTGAGCAGCAGCCCGTTCTCAGACGAGTCGTCCAGCTCCGAGGAGTCGTCCAGCTCAGGGGAGGAGGACGGCTCCGTCTGCAGCTCTCACGCCTCCTCTGGCTCCAGGAAGGACAGCAGCCCGGGCAGCCCACGCTCTCTCAAGAGAG CTGTGTCCATGGCTTCGATGACGTCAGAGAGCGACTACGCCATCCCACCTGACGCCTACTCCACCGACACCGAGTGCTCCGAACCTGAGCAGAAACTACCCAAGACCTGCAGCTCGGCCAGCGACAACGGCAAGAGT GAGCCCATGGAGAAGTCAGGCTACCTGCTGAAAATGGTCAAGACCTGGAAGAAAACGTGGAAGAGACGCTGGTTTGTCCTCAAAGACGGAGAGCTGCTCTACTACAAATCACCT AGTGATGTGATCAGGAAACCTCAGGGTCAGATCGAAGTCAACGCCACCAGCAGCATCGCTCGTGGAGAAGGGAAACAAGTCCTCCAG ATTGTGACGGGGAAGCGTGTTTACTACCTGAAGGCTGACTCTCCGAACCTGCTGGAGGAATGGCTGCGGGTGCTGCAGAGTGTTCTGAGGCTGAAAGCTGCCAGCCCCCTCTTCACTCAGCCGGATATTCGCCCTGGCATGAAGGGACTGCTCATTAAG GTGAAGCACGGCTACTCTAAACGGGTTTGGTGCGCCCTCATTGGGAAGACGTTGTACTACTTCCGCTGCCAAGAGGACAAG TTCCCGCTGGGTCAGATTAAGCTGTGGGAGGCccgggtggaggaggtggacagGTCCAGAGATTCGGACGACGAGCTGAAGgcgtgtgggcggggcttacaAGGGGCGGCCTTCACCATCGCCGTCCACCCGCAGGAGCAAGGCCCCACTTACCTGCTCATCGAATCCCGTCACGAGAAG GAGTCCTGGCTGTACCATCTGTCTGTGGCAGCGGGCACCACCGTGGGTAAGGTCGGCACCGAGTTCGAGCAACTGGTAGGAAAACTGTTCCAGCTGGATGGAGATCCAA aCTCTCAGATTTGGAGACATCCCACGTTGTGTTTCAGTAAAGAGgctctgtcttctcctctcaccaCTCTGCCCTCACAGGCTCTGCAGACCGAGGCTGTTAAACTCTTCAAG ACCTGTCAGCTTTTCATCAACGTGGCCATCGACGCCCCGGCCATCGACTACCACGTCTCTCTGGCCCAGAGCGCCTTGCAGGTGTGCCTGGCCCACCCCGAGCTTCAGAACGAGCTCTTCTGCCAGCTCATCAAACAGACCCGCAAGAGGCAGCCTCACGGCCACCCGGGCCCCCTGCAG GGCTGGCAGTTTCTGGCCTTGTGCGTCGGACTGTTTCTGCCTCAGCATCCGGTGCTTTGGCTGCTCCAGGTTCACCTGAAAAGACACGGAGACTCCAG GACGGAGGTGGGAAAATATGCCATCTACTGCCAGCGCTCAATGGAGCGGACCCAACAGAAGGGGGAGAGGCAGGCCAGGGCGTCCCGTATGGAGATCCTGTCAATCCTGCTGAGGAATCCCTACCACCACTCCCTGCCTTTCAGCGTGCCCGTTCACTTCCTCAACAACACATACCAG GTGGTGAGCTTCGACGCTTCAACCACGGTGGACGAGTTCCAGTGTCGCCTCAACCAGGACACTGGCATGAGAAAAACAGGACTTTCCGGTTTCAGCTTGTACACGGACGACCCCACTGGACGAGAGCTGGAGCACTGTCTGCAAGGAGGCATCAAG ATCTGCGACATTATCTCCAAATGGGAGCAGGCTTCTAAGGAGCAGCACACGGGCAAGTCTGAGAACACCAGGACTGTCCGTCTCACGTACAAGAACAG GCTGTACTTCTCTCTCCAGGTGAGGGGGGAGTCGGAGagggagaggctgctgctggcCTATCAGACCAACGAAGCCATCATAGCGGGACACTTTCCCGTCAACAAGGAGCTGGCTCTGGAAATGGCCGCCTTGCTCGCCCAG GTGGAGTTCGGAGACTTTGAACGTCCCTTCTCTGCCGCTGGTTCCGCTCAGACCAAGTCAAACCAAAGCCTGAAGCAGGTTTTGGACAGATTCTACCCTAAACATTACCGCAGGACCACAACCGAGGAGCAGCTCAG ACAACTGCTGCAGCGCCTCTCCGCCCGCTGGGCCTCGCTCAGGGGTCGAAGTTCATCCGAGTGTGTCAGGATCTACCTGACGGTCGCCAGGAAGTGGCCTTTCTTTGGCGCCAAACTGTTTGAAGCAGAG TCCATCACTTCATCTCCAGAGCCGGGCGTGCGTCTTTGGCTGGCAGTGCATGAAGACGCCATCAGCGTTCTTGAGCACAACTCCATC AAGCTGCTGGTGTCCCACCCCTACAAGAACCTGATGACGTTCGGAGGCTGCAAGCAGGACTTCATGCTGGTGGTGGGTCAGAGCGTTGGGACCAACGCCAGCAAAGACAAACCCACAGAGAAGCATCTGTTCGCCATGGACGCCTCCAAG ATCAGGGAGATCACCCTCCTCGTCTCCAGCTACATCAACAGCGCTCATCAGCAGAAGGCCGCCGCCCACCACCTCTCCGCCCCGGCCCTGATGGTGGCGCAGCCCGTCAGCCTGAAGAGCAAAGAGCTGAGGAGCAAGTCCCCCCCAGCGCTGGGTCGGCCCAGCAAGACCCCCACTCTTCTGTGA